A stretch of Pomacea canaliculata isolate SZHN2017 linkage group LG6, ASM307304v1, whole genome shotgun sequence DNA encodes these proteins:
- the LOC112565863 gene encoding putative transferase CAF17 homolog, mitochondrial, whose protein sequence is MISSSVTRRCLAMKNTSWSQLCRKLEKCRIATRHFVHSQAHSKHSCASFHLAWRGVVRVSGRDTVDFLQGLVTNDLTQLCMNQSGAMYSMMLNIQGRVQFDLLLYNHSKTSDDLCFLIECDGDLKDDFIKTIKRFKIRRKVDISDVSSEYQVWSVLSGNDPTSKKALNSSTEDSPKTPVEKPEADQSNNHSFPHAAFCLPDPRVGHFGHRVIFRCGEATINMTGKPADYHEARYRWGIPEGPADLPPGNCLPLESNLELMHGVSFSKGCYIGQELTARTYHTGVIRKRLVPLVFERPDVDVASDSQISTEHGKNAGKFRSLSGDRGLGLLRLAYVNEQLSINSTHGHKIGATAYIPGWWPEGVFKNVP, encoded by the exons ATGATATCATCTAGTGTTACGAGGAGATGTCTGGCCATGAAAAATACAAGCTGGAGTCAGTTGTGTAGAAAACTAGAGAAATGTAGGATAGCCACAAGGCACTTTGTGCATAGCCAAGCACATTCAAAACATTCATGTGCGTCATTTCATTTGGCATGGAGAGGGGTTGTGAGAGTGTCAGGAAGGGACACCGTTGACTTTCTGCAGGGACTTGTAACAAATGATTTAACACAGTTGTGTATGAATCAGAGTGGAGCGATGTATTCCATGATGCTTAATATCCAG GGTCGGGTTCAGTTTGATCTGCTTTTGTACAACCACAGCAAGACGTCTGATGACCTGTGTTTTTTGATAGAATGTGATGGAGACCTCAAAGATGACTTTATTAAGACCATTAAGCGGTTCAAGATAAGGAGGAAG GTGGACATAAGTGATGTGAGCAGTGAATACCAAGTTTGGTCAGTACTGAGTGGCAATGACCCTACCTCTAAAAAAGCATTGAACTCATCAACTGAAGATTCACCTAAAACACCCGTCGAAAAACCTGAAGCAGATCAAAGCAACAATCACAGTTTTCCTCATGCTGCATTTTGCCTACCAGATCCTCGCGTGGGACATTTTGGACATAGAGTTATTTTTCGCTGCGGGGAGg CAACAATCAACATGACTGGAAAACCTGCAGACTACCATGAAGCACGGTACAGATGGGGCATTCCAGAAGGTCCTGCTGACCTTCCACCAGGCAATTGCCTTCCATTAGAAAGCAACCTTGAGCTTATGCATGGTG TCAGTTTTTCCAAAGGCTGTTACATTGGACAGGAACTAACAGCACGAACATACCACACAGGTGTTATCAGGAAGCGACTTGTTCCTTTAGTCTTCGAAAG ACCAGATGTGGATGTGGCAAGTGACTCCCAGATCAGCACTGAGCATGGGAAAAATGCTGGAAAGTTCCGCAGCTTGTCAGGAGATCGTGGTCTTGGCCTTCTTCGACTGGCATATGTTAATGAACAACTCTCCATTAACTCCACTCATGGACATAAAATTGGTGCAACTGCATACATCCCGGGATGGTGGCCAGAgggtgtttttaaaaatgttccttGA
- the LOC112565862 gene encoding amino acid transporter AVT1H-like, giving the protein MEELEKSIQCEEQGPLGHHSHGLTILTATVFIVGEMAGSGVLALPDALENTGWIGMVIIVMCCVISAYTGHILGRCWSIVQERYPRYRGPVRYPYPVIGQVTFGTPGRLLISIAINFTLFGVSVVFLLLASQNVTAIVKHLFKLEWSFCYWLLIVAAVLLPLSWLGTPKDFWPIAVGAMAATSIACVILVTNMALDAKKVPTVIHGEVDLVSFAAAFGTICFAFGGHPTFPTFQADMREPAKFGKACLIAYLVVLLMYFPVASVGYFVYGTNIKDNILETVSAGPMLTIVQVLITGHLVCSFIIVINPVCQEIEELLGIERHFGWQRAVLRSVVCVIVAFVALSIPHFGAILSLIGGSSTTLLAYIAPPVFYLKLAATEGPWPSFSVPLFEKVANVEIMVVGLVAGIAATYSAVSSLVSPGTFAPPCYISIAAASG; this is encoded by the exons ATGGAAGAACTCGAAAAGTCTATTCAATGT GAAGAGCAAGGTCCGCTGGGACATCACTCCCACGGGCTGACAATTCTCACAGCCACCGTGTTTATCGTCGGGGAGATGGCGGGCTCCGGGGTCCTGGCCCTGCCGGACGCGCTGGAAAACACTG gcTGGATCGGAATGGTGATCATCGTGATGTGCTGTGTTATCTCCGCTTACACTGGCCATATTCTCGGCCGTTGCTGGTCCATCGTTCAGGAAAGATACCCCCGCTATAGAGGCCCCGTTCGCTACCCGTACCCTGTCATTGGACAAGTTACTTTTGGCACACCTGGCAG ACTGCTCATCTCCATCGCCATCAACTTCACCTTGTTCGGGGTGTCCGTGGTGTTCCTGCTGCTCGCCTCCCAAAACGTGACGGCCATCGTCAAGCATCTGTTCAAGCTGGAGTGGTCTTTCTGCTACTGGCTGCTGATTGTCGCCGCTGTCCTGCTGCCCTTGTCGTGGCTGGGCACACCCAAGGACTTTTG GCCGATAGCAGTGGGAGCGATGGCGGCCACGAGCATTGCCTGCGTCATCCTGGTAACCAACATGGCGCTGGACGCCAAGAAGGTGCCCACCGTGATACATGGGGAGGTGGACCTCGTGTCCTTTGCTGCTGCTTTCGGCACCATCTGCTTCGCCTTTGGGGGACATCCAACCTTTCCCACCTTTCAGGCTGACATGAGAGAGCCGGCCAAGTTTGGCAAAGCGTGCCTGATAGCTTATTTAG TGGTGCTACTGATGTACTTCCCTGTGGCCAGCGTCGGCTACTTCGTGTACGGCACCAACATCAAGGACAACATACTGGAAACTGTCAGCGCAGGCCCCATGTTGACCATCGTGCAGGTTCTCATCACGGGTCACCTCGTCTGCAgcttcatcattgtcatcaaccCCGTGTGTCAGGAGATAGAAGAACTACTTGGGATCGAAAGAC ACTTCGGGTGGCAGAGGGCGGTGCTGCGGTCTGTCGTGTGCGTCATCGTGGCCTTCGTGGCGCTGAGTATACCGCACTTTGGCGCCATCCTCTCGCTGATCGGCGGATCATCCACCACACTCCTAGCTTACATCGCGCCCCCAGTCTTCTATCTCAAGCTGGCCGCCACAGAGGGGCCCTGGCCGAGCTT TTCTGTGCCGTTGTTCGAGAAAGTGGCCAATGTGGAGATCATGGTGGTCGGCCTCGTGGCAGGCATCGCCGCCACGTACTCAGCGGTGTCCTCCCTCGTGAGCCCGGGCACCTTCGCTCCGCCATGCTACATCAGCATCGCAGCTGCTAGTGGATGA